A stretch of the Hydra vulgaris chromosome 09, alternate assembly HydraT2T_AEP genome encodes the following:
- the LOC100205795 gene encoding beta-hexosaminidase subunit alpha, with the protein MQLLLILYNVAYIYAQQNWRKVYLEDPKGILTGEKRIFNKVAEYADLGYEYENGKIWPKPQSEERSEDEQYTVDPKTFKFESIGKHAVISNALSRYQELTFQNKEYLPDNNLKRVKSLVITVEDLNEPLSADSDESYKLNVSSPTSSLKAKSVWGALRGLESFSQVVHRNGTSYRIPKTYIDDFPRFKFRGFLIDTSRHYLPVSKIFQILDALAYSKFNVLHWHIVDDPSFPYVSKKFPELHKKGAFNEKTHVYKPAQVQDIIEYAKLRGIRVMPEFDTPGHTHSWGGIPGLLTECTYTNQQEEIFLDMKGPINPVRNGSYEFLKDFFKEISEVFPDDYIHLGGDEVDFACWLSNAEVVQWLQENFKLGNGSTLHTYFLQRLTKIVADLKKKYIVWQEVFDDGVKIENDTVVNVWKENWKEEMNRVTSAGFKAILSSCWYLNYIKYGLDWPRLYKCDPQDFNGTKEQKDLVMGGSAAIWGEYVDTTNVIQRSFGRAFAVAERLWSHKDTTEISEALIRIWEHRCRYIDRGIPAEPVTRSKFCRNEYENIV; encoded by the exons aTGCAGCTACTACTGATACTTTATAATGTTGCTTATATATATGCTCAACAAAACTGGCGTAAAGTTTATCTTGAAGATCCAAAAGGAATTTTAACTGGAGAAAAGCGCATATTCAATAAAGTTGCTGAGTATGCAGATTTAGGTTACGAATatgaaaatggaaaaatttgGCCAAAACCGCAATCAGAAGAACGATCTGAAGACGAACAATATACAGTTGATCCTAAAACATTCAAATTTGAATCTATCGGAAAACATGCTGTAATAAGTAATGCTTTAAGTCGTTATCAAGAATTGACATTCCAAAATAAAGAGTATCTTCCCGATAACAATCTAAAAAGAGTTAAATCTCTAGTCATTACTGTTGAAGATCTTAACGAACCACTTTCTGCTGATAGTGATGAGTCTTATAAGTTAAATGTATCTTCGCCTACTTCATCATTAAAAGCTAAAAGTGTTTGGGGAGCCTTAAGAGGTTTAGAATCTTTTTCTCAAGTTGTTCATAGAAATGGAACATCATACAGAATTCCTAAGACATATATTGATGATTTTCCTCGATTTAAATTTCGTGGATTTTTAATTGACACGTCCCGTCATTATCTTCCGGTATCTAAAATATTTCAGATTTTAGATGCCCTAGCTTACAGCAAGTTTAATGTTCTTCACTGGCACATTGTGGATGATCCTTCCTTTCCATATGTAAGTAAGAAATTTCCGGAGTTACACAAGAAAGGTGCATTCAATGAAAAGACACACGTTTATAAACCTGCCCAAGTTCAAGATATTATAGAATATGCAAAGCTACGAGGAATCAGAGTTATGCCTGAGTTTGATACACCTG GTCACACTCACTCGTGGGGTGGAATTCCAGGCCTTTTGACCGAATGTACATACACAAATCAACAAGAAGAGATATTTTTAGATATGAAAGGGCCTATAAATCCAGTACGTAATGGAAGTTATGagtttttaaaagacttttttaaggAG atttcagAGGTATTTCCTGATGATTATATTCATCTTGGAGGCGATGAAGTGGATTTCGCATGTTGGTTAAGCAACGCGGAGGTTGTGCAATGgcttcaagaaaattttaaattaggaaACGGTTCAACCTTGCACACTTACTTTCTTCAAAGATTAACAAAGATTGTAGctgatttaaagaaaaaatatatagtatggCAAGAGGTTTTTGACGATGGCGTAAAAATTGAGAACGATACTGTTGTAAACGTTTGGAAAGAAAATTGGAAAGAAGAAATGAATCGTGTCACTTCAGCCGGCTTTAAGGCAATTTTATCTTCGTGTTGGTaccttaattatataaaatacggGTTAGATTGGCCGAGACTTTACAAATGTGACCCCCAAGACTTTAATGGAACGAAAGAACAAAAAGATTTAGTTATGGGAGGATCCGCAGCTATATGGGGTGAATACGTTGATACAACAAACGTTATACAAAGATCATTTGGTAGAGCATTTGCGGTAGCTGAACGTTTATGGAGTCACAAAGACACAACTGAAATTTCTGAAGCTCTAATAAGAATTTGGGAACATAGATGTAGGTATATTGATCGTGGAATTCCAGCTGAACCAGTAACTAGAAGTAAATTTTGCCGAAACGAATatgaaaacattgtttaa